In Mycobacterium sp. ITM-2016-00317, the genomic window ATCACCGTCACCACCGCAGCACCCGGAACCAGAGACTCCTTCTCCGTGTCATCAACCACCGACACCGAGACCGAGCGTGAGACTCCACCCTCGGACGCCGAGAACGTGACCGCCTTAATCGCAGCCTCATACTCAGCAATCGAGGCCACACCCGACAACGTCAACGTCCCCGTCGCGGCATCCCACGACGCGGTAATCGGGCTTCCCTCAACAGTGGTGTAGGACAGCACGTCACCGGACCTAAAGCCGGCCGGACCGATCCTCAGCGTGGCCTTCGACAACTGATCGGAATCAACGTCGGTGATCGTCACCGACGACACCACCTTCACCGGAGCGCCACCCAGCCGGAAGATCGGCAGACCACCCACCACCACCACCGGCGGCAGACCGATCACCGTGACCACCGCAGCACCCGGAACCAACGACTCCTTCTCGGTGTCATCAACCACCGACACCAAGATCGAACGCGAGACTCCACCCTCAGACGCAGTGAACGTGACCGCCTTGATCGCCGCCTCATACTCGGCAATCGAGGCCACACCCGACAACGTCAACGTCCGCGTCGCCGCATCCCACGACGCAGTGATCGAACCACCTTCGGCTGCAACATAACTAAGCACATCACCGGACTTATAGCCCAGCGAGCCGATCGTCAGGGTCGCTCTCGACAGGTTGTCCGAATCAACATCGGTGATACTCACCGAGGAGACGACCTTCACCGGGGCGCCACCGAGTCGGAAGATCGGTAGACCGCCCAGTGTCACTATCGGCGGCAAGCCGATCACGGTCACCACCGCAGCACCCGGGACCAGCGACTCTTTCTCGGTGTCATCAGTCACCGAAACCGAGATCGAGCGCGAGAGTCCACCCTCGGACGCTGAGAAGGTGACCGCTTTGATCGCCGCCTCGTACTCGGCAATCGAGGCCACACCCGACAACGTGAGCGTGCGGGTCGCGGCATCCCAACTGGCCGTGATCGGACTATCTGCCGTCGCGTTGTAGGCCAGCATGTCACCGGACTTGTAGCCGGCCGGACCAATCGTCAACGTGGCCTTGGACAGGTTCTCCGAATCAACGTCGGTGATACTCACCGACGACACCACCTTCACCGGGCTACCGCCCAACCGGAAGATCGGCAGACCACCCACCACCACCACCGGCGGCAAGCCAATGACGGTCACCACCGCAGCACCCGGAACCAGAGACTCCTTCTCCGTGTCATCAACCACCGACACCAAGATCGAGCGTGAAACTCCACCCTCGGACGCGGTGAACGTGACCGCCTTGATCGCCGCCTCATACTCGGCAATCGAGGCCACACCCGACAACGTCAACGTCCGCGTCGCCGCATCCCAACTCGCAGTAATCGGGCTTCCCTCAACAGTGTTGTACGACAACACGTCGCCGGACCTATAGCCGGCCGCACCGATCGTCAGCGTCGCCTTCGACAGATTCTCCGAATCAACGTCGGTGATGCTGACCGACGACACGACCTTCACCGGGCTACCGCCCAACCGGAAGATCGGCAGACCACCCACCACCACCACCGGCGGCAGACCGATCACCGTCACCACCGCAGCCCCAGGAACCAGAGACTCCTTGTCCGTATCATCGGTGACGCTGACCGAAATCGCCCGAGACACTCCACCCTCGGATGCCGAGAACGTCACCGCCTTGATCGCCGCCTCATACTCGGCAATCGAGGCCACACCCGACAACGTCAACGTCCGCGTCGTCGCATCCCAACTCGCAGTAATCGGGCTTCCCTCAACACTGTTGTAGGACAACACGTCGCCGGACCTATAGTCCAGGGAACCAATAGTCAGGGTCGCTCTCGACAGATTCTCCGAATCAACGTCGGTGATGCTGACCGACGACACGACCTTCACCGGGCTACCGCCCAACCGGAAGATCGGCAGACCACCCACCACCACCACCGGCGGCAGACCGATCACCGTCACCACCGCAGCCCCAGGAACCAGAGACTCCTTCTCCGTATCATCGGTGACGCTGACCGAAATCGCCCGAGACACTCCACCCTCGGATGCCGAGAACGTCACCGCCTTGATCGCCGCCTCATACTCGGCAATCGAGGCCACACCCGACAACGTCAACGTCCGCGTCGCCGCATCCCAGCTCGCAGTAATCGGGCTTCCCTCAACAGTGTTGTAGGACAACACGTCACTGGACCTATAGCCGACCGGACCAATGGTCAGGGTGGCCTTCGACAGATTCTCCGAATCAACGTCAGTGATGCTGACCGACGGCACGACCTTCACCGGGCTACCGCCCAACCGGAAGATCGGCAGACCACCCACCACCACCACCGGCGGCAGACCGATCACCGTCACCACCGCAGCACCCGGAACCAGGCTCTGGGTGTCGGTGTCATCAACCACCGACACCGAGATCCCCCGCGGCAACCCCCCACCTTCAGTCGTGGAGAACGTCACCGCCTTGATCGCCGCCTCATACTCGGCAATCGAGGCCACACCAGACAACGTCAACGTCCCCGTCGCCGCATCCCACGACGCGGTGATCGGACTGCCGTCAGCGGCAACATAACTCAACACGTCGCCGGACTTGTACGCGGTGGCGATCACGACCGTGGCGCCGGAGAGGTTCTCCGAATCCCCATCGGTGATGCTCACCGAGGACGCAACTTTCACCGGCGCGCCGCCCAGTCGGAAGATCGGCAGACCACCCACCACCACCAACGGCGGCAAACCGACCACCGTCACCAGCGCAGCACCCGGAACCAAACTCTGCACGCCACTGTCATCGGTGACGGATATCGCCACCCCGCGAGGCAAACCACCCTTGGTCGCGGAGAACGTGACCGCCAAGAGTGCTTGTTCGTACTGCTGGGCCGTCGCTAGCCCCTCCAACGTCAGGGTCTTCGTCACCGCATCCCACGACGCGGTGATCGGGCTTCCGTCCGGGGCGACATAGTTCAGCAGGTCGCCGGTCTGTCCCGACGTGGCGATTTTGATCGTGGCCTTGGAGATCCGGTCGGAGTCGGCATCGGCGATGACGGCTGAGGAGAGCAGTCTCACCGGTGAGTCCCCGAGCTTGAACACCGGCAGTCCCCCGGTGACCACCGTCGGCGGCAGCTGAACGATGGGGTTGATGGTGACCGGAACGGTCACGGTCACGTTGTCCTTCTGGGCAAGACCGAAAAGCCTTGCCACACCGTGCAAGAACTTCTGGAAGGACCCCAACGGGCCGGTGAGGTGTTCGGAGTCATCACGGATCACCACCTGGAACGTGTCCTGACGCGGTGTGCCGGTGACGATGGACGTCGGCGTGTAGATGAACTTGCCTGTGATCAGGTCCCGCACCACGAGCCCGTACTTCGGCTGGATTATCTCGTAGGTCAGCGGATCGCCGTTGGGATCGGTGGCGTTCAGATCGATGAAGAGCTGCCCGGGAAAGAGCTCTTCGATCGTGATCGGTCCGTAGATGGGAGTCTTGTTCGAGAACGTATGGGTGATCTGTCGCCGGACCCATGCCAGCAACGCATCGAACCAGGGCGCTTGCGCGGGCGCATTCGGATTGGCGAACGGCGACACCACAGTCGACACCAACGCAGAGACGATGTTGACCTTCTCGGCGCTCTGCTCCGGCGCAGCGGAAGCCTGTGCGACGGGTTCGACCACAGGCGCGACGACGTCGACAATCGCGACATCCCGCGACGGTTCTGACTCGTCGGATTGCGGTGACTCGATCACGTCGTCGTCGACGGCGGGTGGCTCGTCGTCGGGAGCGGTCGCCTCCTCGACGTCCCGGGCCGGGACCGAGTCGCCGGCTGAAGGCTGTTCCACCGGCGCATCGTCGACGTCGCCGTCTTCCGGTGCCTCCTCGTCCGTGCCCTCCGGCGGCCTTGTTGCGGAGTCGCCGGGTTCCAGATCCGTTCCGTCAGAGGGCTCTTCTTCGCCGTCCGGATCGATGGCGGTTTCTTCGTCCTCCGGGAGGTCCTCTCCGGCGTCGGAATCGGCGTCGTCTGCCGAGTCCTCGTCCGCATCGTCCTGCGGCGCGGGCGCCTGTAGCGGACCGTCGTCGGATTTTGGACCGGTCACCGATGTGTCCGGATCGCTGTCTGCATATGCCACACCGGCATTGGCCACCGCCAGCCCTACGCCCAACGACACAGCCAGCGCGCCGACGCGTCCGATGTGCAGAGCGTATCGGGACGGCGCTCTCCGCGCGTGCTTGCCTGACCTGCCGGCAGTGGCAGAGCCCAGGAGTTCCTTGGCCTCCCAGAAGCCGCAGCCGACAGACGACTCGTCATTACGCTGGGCGCGGTGGCGGGCCGGGTTTGCACACATACGCAGTCCTTCATCGTGCATCGAGTTCGATCCCTTTGCAGGGACACGGTTCCGGAGGCCTCGAGGGCCCTGTGCGCACCGAGAGTGCGCAAGGTGGGCAGGACCCGGCGGCCCATGGGCCGCCGGGCGTGAGCCGGGAATCTAGATGATCACCACACCGACAGAGTCAGCAATCCTGCCGCACTCTGGACACCGGCGTCGTCGGTCACCCTGATCGCCAAAGTCCTTGTGGTCCAACCACCGCTGGTCGCGGTGAACGTGATCGCTTTCAGTGCCGCTTCGTACTGCGACTTGGTGGCGGTGCCCGACAGGGTCAACTTCCTGCTGCCCGCGTCATAGGTGGCGGTGATCGGCACGCCCGCCAGTCCGCTGAACTGCAGGACGTCTCCGGATCTGCCGAACAGGGTCACCTCCACGGTGGCGCGTGTCAGGTAGTCCGAGTCTGCGTCGATGATGTCCACCGCGGCGACAGGTTGCACCGGTTGCTTGCCGATGGTGTACGACCGGCCGCCGAACGGGGTGACCAGGGGCGGTAGCGGGTTCCTGGCGCCGGCGAGAACGATGCCGGATGTCAGTGTCTGTACGCCGGTGTCGTCGCTGACGTCGACGGTGATGGTGCGGAGGATGCCCACCCCCTGGGTGGCCGAGAACGTCACCGCCTTGATCGCTTCCTCATACTGGGCCTTGGTCGCGACACCGGTGAGGGTCAGGGTCCGGGTACCGGAATCCCACACTGCGGTGACCGGATTGCCGGCCGGTGCGACGTAACCGAGAGCGTCCCCGTTCTGACCGAGGAGCGCGATCCTCAGTACCGCTTTGGAGAGATATGCCGAGTCGCCGTCAGCGATGTCCACGGCGGAGACGAGCTTCACCGGTGCCGAGCCAACAGTGTAGGTCGGCGACCCGACCGGTGTGACCAGCGGCGGCAGCGACCATCGCACCCCGGCCAGCACCACGCCAGAGGTCAGGCTCTGCACCCCGGTGTCATCGGTGACATCGATGGTGATGGTCCGCACGATTCCGGCGCCTTGGGTGGCCGAGAACGTCACGGCTTTGAGCGCTTCCTCGTACTGCGCCTTGGTCGCGACACCCGAGAGCGTCAGCGTCCGTGCGGCCGCATTCCACGACCCGGTGACCGGACTGCCGGTGGGTGCAACATAGCTCAGCAGGTCGCCGGACTGCCCCAGCAGCGCGATCCTGAGCACCGCTTCGGACAGGTACTGCGAGTCGCCGTCGGCGATGTCCACTGCGGCCACGACCTTGACCGGGGTCGAGCCGAGCGTATGGGTGGGCGCTCCCACCGGGGTCACCAACGGCGGCAATTGTGTTGCCATCCAGACGCCGACGGTCACGAATCCGGGCGTGATGTTCTCGACCCCGTCGGCGTCGGTGGCCGAGATCGTCACACCACGCACCAGCAGCGCGCCCTGGGTCGCCGAGAACGTGACCGCCTTGAGCGCTTCCTCGTACTGCGCTTTGGTGGCCACCCCGTTCAGGGTCAGCGTCCTGGTTTCGGCATCCCAGGACCCGGTGATCGGATTACCCGATGGCGCAACATAATCGAGCACGTCGCCGGACTGCGCCAGGGTGGCGATCTGGAGCACCAGCTTCGACAACGAAGACGAGTCCCCATCGGCGATGTCCACCGCCGAAACCAGCTTGACCGGAGCTCCGCCGAGCGTATAGCCCAGTCCGGGGAGAGGGGTCACCAATGGCGGCAACTGAATTGCGGGCAGGACCGCGACGGTCACGAATCCCGGCGTGAAGTTCTCCACGCCGTCGGCGTCGGTGGCCGAGATCGTCACACCACGCACCAGCAGCGCGCCCTGGGTCGCCGAGAACGTGACCGCCTTGAGCGCTTCCTCGTACTGGGCCTTGGTGGCCACCCCGTACAGGGTCAGCGTCTTGGTCTCGGCATCCCAGGAACCGGTGATCGGATTATCCGAGGGCGCAACATAACCGAGTACGTCGCCGGACTGCGCCAGCGTGGCGATCTGGAGCACCAGCTTCGACAACGAAGACGAGTCGCCGTCGGCGATGTCCACCGCTGATACCAGCTTGACCGGATCGTCTCCGATCGTGTGGCCGAGGCCAGGCAGCGCAGTCACCAACGGCGGCAACTTGATCTCCGGCCACACACCGACCGTCACGAAGCCGGGCGCAAGGTTGTCCACACCGTGTTCGTCGGTCGCCGAGAGCGTCACACCGCGCACCAGCAGCGCGCCCTGGGTCGCCGAGAACGTGATCGCCTCGATCGCCTGCTTGTACTGTGCCTTCGTCGCCACCCCGCTGAGGGTCAAGGTCTTCGTCTGCGCGTCCCACGCCGCGGTGATCGGATTGCCGTCGATGGCCGCGTACTCGAGCAGGTCGCCATCCTGGGCCAGAGTCGCGATCTTGATGATCACCTCGGCGAGATGATCCGAGTCCCCGTCGGCGACAAGGACCGACGAGACCAGCTTCACCGCGTCGCCGCCGAGCGTGTAGCCCAGACCTGGCACCGGTGTGAGCAGCGGCGGCAGCTGGATCACCGGGTCGACGTACACCGGCACGGTGACGGTGACATTGTCCGCCTGGGCGAGGCCGAACATCCGGGCGACATTGTGCAGCAGACTCTGGATGCTTCCCAGGGCGCCGGTCAGGTGGTCGGAATCATCGCGGATCACCACCTGGAAGGTGTCCACGAGCGGATCACCGGTGACGAGTTGGTAAGGCGTGTAGATGAACTGACCGGTGAGGACGTCCCGGAACACCCAGCCGTGCTCGGGCTGAATGATGTCGTAGGTCAGCGGGTCACCGTTCGGATCGGTGGCGTGCAAGTCGATGAGCAGTTGACCGGTGAAGATCTGCTCGGTCGTGATCGGTCCGTAGATCGGTGTCTTGTTGAAAAAAGTGTGGTTGATCTGGCGGCGGACCCACGCCAACAGCGCGTCCAGCCACGGAGCGCGGGCGGGGGTGTCCGTATCGGCAAACGGCGCGACCACGTTGGAGACGACCGCGGTGAACAGGCCTACCGAATCGAGGCTCTCCTGCTCAGCAGCCGACTCCGGCGCCACCGCTCCGACGCCTGTCAGCGGCACCACCTCGGTCACCGCTCCTGCGGACTCCTCCGCATCCGACGGCTCGTCGGCATCGGCGCCCGGGACCGTCTCGGCGAGATCATCTGTGGGCTCGGCCTCCCGGGGAGGTGCAGACGATGGCGCCGGTGACGTCGACGCCGGAGTGTCGTCGGACTCGGCCGGATCACCCGCGTGATCGGCACCGGGCTCCTCGCCCGGCGGCTCACTCTCTGACTCGGGGTCGAGATCGGTAGTCTCGTCGTCCCCGGCACCTTCCCCGTCCTCGTCGTCGGCGTCCTCGTCGATCTCGGCGTCGGCATCGTCCTCGATGTCATCGTCACCTGCGTCGGCGGCGTCCTTTTCGCCATCCTGCGCGGACTCGTCGGCGCCTGGAACGGAGGGGCCCGGGGCCGCGGAGTCGTTGCCCGGGCTCGACACCGATGACTCGGTGTTGCTGTCCGCGTAGGCCACGCCGGACGAGGAGTTCGCGACAGCCAGACCCACGCCGAGCGAGACGGCGAGGGCGCCGACCCTGCCGATGTGGCTTGAGTAGGTCGTGGTCTTGCGTGCATGCCTGGCGGACCGTCCCCGCCCCGCGTCGCTCAGGTCCTCGGTGACCCAGAAGTTCGACTCGGAACCCGAGGCGCCCCTTCGTGCGGCGCGGTGACGGGCTGGGGCTGCACACATATACACGACCTCCGTTGCTGAAACTGCATCCCGCTGGATGTTCAGTTGCCCCCGCGGAGTAGAGCTCGGGTGACCGAGGTGATGCCGCCGCCGCACGCGAGCCTGTACATCCCCAGGCTCACCCACAACTCCCCGGCCGGTCCGTGCCCACTGCGCTTGGTTTGCTGGACGTGCACCGTGGCGTCCAGTGCACGCCCAGCTACGGGTGAGCTTAAGACAATAACGTGACCTGGATAACGAAATTTGCAATGTTTTTTGCAGTTGCAACTATCCGGCTATCGGCACGCACGCAGTTGTCCGGGCAAATATCAAGGTCAACACAGCCGGCGCGGCGCCGGCCGCAAATTTGCCGCAGCGAAAATTGTGATCGAAACGAGTCCTGGTACTGTGCTGGAAGTGCGACTATCCGGCATTTTTCGCCACCCGCCGGGCAAGAGCGACGGAATCATTCGCGCGGTCCGCCCGCAGCCGATGGTGCGTCGCCAAATCCTCACCTAGTGGCATACGACGTTGCTCAAAATGCGCAGCTCGGCCGCACCGCAGCGGGCTTCGATCATCAAGCCGCCACGTTGCGTCCATCGGGACGGCACAATCGGCCTGCTGCGGACATGACTGTTGCCGCGTTCATTTACCGAAGGCGTCAGTATTTGCCCAGGTGACGGCCCAGCCGAGCCCGCCGATCACCCGAGCGCCGGAATGATCTCCCGCTCGAACATCTCGATCCCGGAACGGTCGTAGGCGGCCTCGGGGAAGTAACAGATCACGTACTCGCACCCCAGGTCGCGGAGGCGCTGAAGTGTCTCGACCAGCTGTTCGGGCGTTCCGCTTCCGGCCTGTGGGCTGCTCATCGAGCTCAGCATGGCGTCGGCGGCCGCCTCCCCGGTCAACCCACTGATGCGGGATCGCACCTGCGCCAGCCGGTCCTTGACGTCGCCCTCGGTGGCCCCGACGACGACGTTGATGTTCGCCGAACGGACGATGCCGTCGAAATCCGTTCCGACGTCACGGCAATGACCGGCGAGAACCTCCGACTTGTGCGCGAAACCCTCAGGGTCGGAGGTGAAGTTCGTGTACTGGGCGTACTGCGCGGCGATGCGGAGGGTGACCTTCTCGCCGCCGCCGGCGATCCACATCGGGATGCCGTCACGCTGCAGCGGCCGGGGCTCCACGATGGCCCCGTCCGTCTGATAGTGCTTCCCGTCGAATGAGACGATGCCGTCGCGCCAGGCGGCCTGCATGATCTGGACGCCTTCGTCGAGCCGTGCCAGCCGCACCCCGGCGGATGGAAAGCCGTATCCGTATGCCCGCCATTCGTGCTCGTACCAGCCGCCGCCGATGCCCATCTGGATGCGCCCGCCGGAGATGATGTCGGCGGTGGCCGCCACCTTGGCGAGGTAGGCCGGATTGCGATAACTCATCGCCGTGCACATCTGTCCGAGCTTGATCCGGGATGTGGTGGCCGCGTAGGCCGACATCAACGTCCACGCCTCGTGGGTGGCCTCGGCAGTGGGCACCGGCACCGTGTGAAAGTGGTCGTACACCCACAGCGAGTCCCACACGTTGCCTTCGTCCGCATACGTCGCCAGATCACGCATCACAAGCCACTGGTCCCGCGGTTCGATTCCGACCAGGTCGAGTCGCCAGCCTTGGGGGATGAAGAGTCCGAAGCGCATGAATCCGACTCTATGCTCTTGGCCGAGGTCACCTCGAGAGTCAACGCCGATCAGTAGCTTGAGAGTTATGGCCCTTTCCAAAGACGAGCGCGAGAGCTTCCTCGCCGAACCCCATATCGCAGCCCTTTCCGTGTCCGCGGGTGACGGACGCGGCCCGTTGACAGTTCCGATCTGGTATCAGTACACCCCCGGCGGTGACCTGTGGTTCACCACCGGTGCCGGATCACGCAAGCACCTGCTTATCCAATCCAGCGGCTACGTCTCGCTGATGGTGGACCGCGCCGAGCCCACCGTGCGCTACGTCGCCGTCGACGGTCCGGTGCTGCGCATCGAGCCCGGCACCGACGAACAACTCGTCGAGATGACCAAGCGCTACCTCGCTCCCGAGAAGGTGGACGGCTATCTCGAATTCGCGCGACGCGAGCACGGCGAGAGCGTGGCCGTGTTCGTCGAGCCGAAGCACTGGCTGTCGGCCGACTTGGGTGCGGTGTAAGCCTCAGTCTGCGGCGTGGCCGGCATACAGTGCCGCCACGGCGGGCAGGCTCACCTTCAGAGCCGGAGTGCGTGGCAACTCGTCGACCGTCGCGACCGCAACGGGCACGTTGTAGACGGGAAGTGTCTGGCGCACCAGGTCTTTGAGATCTTCCTCGCTGGGTGCGGCCGCACCCGCGGCGACCTCGACGGCCGCGAACGGCACCTGCCCGAGGCGCGCGTCGGGAACCCCGACCACGCACGCGTCGCGCACCGCGGGATGCGCGACGAGGACCCGCCTGACGGTTTCCGGCAGCACCTTGAACCCGCCGCGGTTGATGGCGCCGTCGGCCCGGCCGTGCAGGTAGACGAAGCCGTCCTCGTCGATGCTGGCGATGTCGGTGGTCCTGATCCAGTCCGGGCCGATCGGGCCGACCCTGGCCTCCAGCAGGCCGGGGATGCCCACGGCCACCTCGGTGCCGCTGTCGGGATCGACGACACGCAACTCGGTGTCGGGCAGCGCCCGCCCGACACTGTCACGCTTGGACTCCTGGTACGCCTGCACCATGTCCGGGGTCCACGCACACAACGAGCCCCCGAATTCTGTTGCCCCGTAGGCCAATCGGATCGGTATCTGGTACTTCTGCTCGAACTCGTCACGGGTCTCGGGGTCCAACGGCCCGGACGCACTGATGAGGAACTCGAGCGAGGCGAGGTCCGCCTTGGGCACGTCGGCGTCGAGGAGCATGCGGATAACGGCCGGCTGCACCCCGCAGCGCGCCACCCGGTGCCGGCGCACGGCGTCGACCCACCCGTCGACGGTGAACCGCTCCAGCATCGCGATGCGGCGCCCGTTGTAGAGCCCCGCGATCAGCTGGCACACCCCGATGCCGCCGAACTGCCAGTAGGCGAACTCCGGGGGCGCACCCACAGACGCCTTCTCGCCGGAGGTGACGCTGAAGACCGTGCGCTCCAGCACATTGAATCTGATCGCCTGCCGTTTGGGTGGCCCGGTGGTGCCACTGGTCAGGATCTCCAGCGCCACGCCGGGCTCGGCGGTGGCGTGCGGTCGCGCACCGTCAGACCGTTCGAGACCGGGCATGATGGTCACGGTCGGCTCGGTCAGCGAGATCGCCACTCCCGCGGAGCCGGCCCGGGAGGCCGCGGCCACTACCGGCTCCGTCCAGTCCTGCGGGTCGGCCACCACCGCGGACAGGTTCAGCCTCTCGACATCCCCGGCGATCGTGTCCGGAGACTGAAATGAATAGATCATCACCACGGCGCGCCCGGCGGCGAGGAACCCGCCGATCGTCGCCGCGTGCGGTAGCCGGTTACGGACGATGAGGCCGACGGGAGCGTCCTCGGCGACCCCGGCGCCGGCCAGAAGCGCCGCGATCTGCGTGCCGTAGGCCACCACTTCTCGACCCGAGTACCAGCGTCGGTCGAACTCGATGCACGGCCGGTCACCGTAGCTGTGCAGTGCTGCCGCGAAGCTTCCGGTAAACCCTTCGGTCACGTTGCCATTGTGGGGCACCCGAGCGCAGAGTCAAGACACCTCACGGCCGGTGAAGGCTGCGCGATAGTCACTCGGGGTGGTGTGCATCTGCCGGACGAAGTGATGCCGGAAGGTCGCGGGCGACTCGAATCCGACCCGAGCGGCGATCTGCTCGATCGACAACGCCGACGCTTCCAGCAGCGCCAGACTGGCCTGGATCCGCTGCGCGATCAGCCATTTGATCGGTGTGGTTCCGGTGGCCTTGGCGAACTGCCTCAGGTAGCTCCGCCGCGACATCGCCGACTGCTCGGCCATCTCGTCGAGGGTGATCGGCCTGTCGAGATTGGCCACGGCCCAGCTCATTCCGGCCGCAATGCGGCCGTCGTCGGTCGGCTCGGGTACTGGAGACTCGATGTACTGCGCCTGCCCGCCCGAACGGTGCGGCGACACGACCAACCGCCGTGCGACGTCGTTGGCCACCCGGCCGCCGTGATCGGAGCGCACGATGTGCAGGCAGAGATCCAGCCCGGCCGCGCAGCCCGCGCTGGTCAGCACCCGCCCGTTGTCGACGTAGAGCGGCGCTGCGTCGATCTCGATGGCCGGGTAGCGCCGTGCGAGCAGGTCCGCGTAGATCCAGTGCGTGGTGGCCCGACGCCCGTCGAGCACGCCGGCAGCGGCGAGCGCGAACGCCCCAGAACAGATCGACACCAACCGGGCGTTGCGCGCGTCGGCGGCCTTGATCGCGTCGATG contains:
- a CDS encoding LLM class F420-dependent oxidoreductase; amino-acid sequence: MRFGLFIPQGWRLDLVGIEPRDQWLVMRDLATYADEGNVWDSLWVYDHFHTVPVPTAEATHEAWTLMSAYAATTSRIKLGQMCTAMSYRNPAYLAKVAATADIISGGRIQMGIGGGWYEHEWRAYGYGFPSAGVRLARLDEGVQIMQAAWRDGIVSFDGKHYQTDGAIVEPRPLQRDGIPMWIAGGGEKVTLRIAAQYAQYTNFTSDPEGFAHKSEVLAGHCRDVGTDFDGIVRSANINVVVGATEGDVKDRLAQVRSRISGLTGEAAADAMLSSMSSPQAGSGTPEQLVETLQRLRDLGCEYVICYFPEAAYDRSGIEMFEREIIPALG
- a CDS encoding pyridoxamine 5'-phosphate oxidase family protein — encoded protein: MALSKDERESFLAEPHIAALSVSAGDGRGPLTVPIWYQYTPGGDLWFTTGAGSRKHLLIQSSGYVSLMVDRAEPTVRYVAVDGPVLRIEPGTDEQLVEMTKRYLAPEKVDGYLEFARREHGESVAVFVEPKHWLSADLGAV
- a CDS encoding fatty acid--CoA ligase family protein, with product MTEGFTGSFAAALHSYGDRPCIEFDRRWYSGREVVAYGTQIAALLAGAGVAEDAPVGLIVRNRLPHAATIGGFLAAGRAVVMIYSFQSPDTIAGDVERLNLSAVVADPQDWTEPVVAAASRAGSAGVAISLTEPTVTIMPGLERSDGARPHATAEPGVALEILTSGTTGPPKRQAIRFNVLERTVFSVTSGEKASVGAPPEFAYWQFGGIGVCQLIAGLYNGRRIAMLERFTVDGWVDAVRRHRVARCGVQPAVIRMLLDADVPKADLASLEFLISASGPLDPETRDEFEQKYQIPIRLAYGATEFGGSLCAWTPDMVQAYQESKRDSVGRALPDTELRVVDPDSGTEVAVGIPGLLEARVGPIGPDWIRTTDIASIDEDGFVYLHGRADGAINRGGFKVLPETVRRVLVAHPAVRDACVVGVPDARLGQVPFAAVEVAAGAAAPSEEDLKDLVRQTLPVYNVPVAVATVDELPRTPALKVSLPAVAALYAGHAAD
- a CDS encoding helix-turn-helix domain-containing protein, encoding MHTVAVLAYDGMSGFESGLAAEIFGMTELSERFSAGLVRPWYSVKLCAEREEIGLLGGAVVRTSYGLDDLAAADTVVIPSVRDVTEPVSPQLIDAIKAADARNARLVSICSGAFALAAAGVLDGRRATTHWIYADLLARRYPAIEIDAAPLYVDNGRVLTSAGCAAGLDLCLHIVRSDHGGRVANDVARRLVVSPHRSGGQAQYIESPVPEPTDDGRIAAGMSWAVANLDRPITLDEMAEQSAMSRRSYLRQFAKATGTTPIKWLIAQRIQASLALLEASALSIEQIAARVGFESPATFRHHFVRQMHTTPSDYRAAFTGREVS